A window from Ovis canadensis isolate MfBH-ARS-UI-01 breed Bighorn chromosome 4, ARS-UI_OviCan_v2, whole genome shotgun sequence encodes these proteins:
- the MALSU1 gene encoding mitochondrial assembly of ribosomal large subunit protein 1 isoform X1: MGPGSFVALRLGAQLCCRAVFPRAWPAASATPRLRLLAVGRPMARAALGRACLALDRARGLHGGPGLEEQAEGTADEGLPESGTADHAGPKFDIDMLVSLLRQENARDICVIRVPPEMKYTDYFVIGSGTSTRHLHAMAYYIVKMYKHLKHESEPHVKIEGKDTDDWLCVDFGDSISKIELCQRFAHRLCRITVLSDCLPSGITCGARSKAQHHFSLFARWRPQFTFLAAWWSI; encoded by the exons ATGGGGCCCGGCAGTTTTGTAGCGCTGCGGCTCGGGGCGCAGCTGTGCTGCAGGGCCGTGTTCCCCCGCGCGTGGCCCGCGGCTAGTGCCACGCCCCGTCTTCGGCTGCTGGCCGTGGGAAGGCCTATGGCGAGGGCAGCACTCGGTAGGGCCTGCCTGGCCCTGGACCGAGCGCGCGGCCTGCACGGCGGGCCAGGCCTGGAGGAGCAGGCGGAGGGGACAGCCGACGAGGGACTCCCGGAGTCTGGCACCGCAG ATCACGCTGGTCCCAAGTTTGACATCGATATGCTGGTTTCACTTTTGAGGCaagaaaatgcaagagacatTTGTGTCATCAGAGTTCCTCCAGAAATGAAATATACAGATTACTTTGTGATTGGTAGTGGCACTTCCACTCGACACTTGCATGCCATGGCCTACTACATTGTGAAAATG TACAAACACCTGAAACATGAAAGTGAGCCTCATGTTAAGATCGAAGGGAAGGACACTGATGACTGGCTCTGTGTGGACTTTG GAGACAGTATTTCTAAGATAGAACTCTGCCAGCGCTTTGCTCACAGGCTGTGCAGAATTACAGTACTTTCGGACTGTCTACCAAGTGGTATTACATGTGGTGCACGGAGCAAAGCACAGCATCACTTCAGTCTTTTTGCTAGATGGCGTCCACAATTTACATTCCTA GCAGCATGGTGGTCCATTTGA
- the MALSU1 gene encoding mitochondrial assembly of ribosomal large subunit protein 1 isoform X2, which translates to MGPGSFVALRLGAQLCCRAVFPRAWPAASATPRLRLLAVGRPMARAALGRACLALDRARGLHGGPGLEEQAEGTADEGLPESGTADHAGPKFDIDMLVSLLRQENARDICVIRVPPEMKYTDYFVIGSGTSTRHLHAMAYYIVKMYKHLKHESEPHVKIEGKDTDDWLCVDFGSMVVHLMLPETRGAYELEKLWTLRSYDDQLAQIAPETLPEDFILGIEDGPSSLTPVEFKYE; encoded by the exons ATGGGGCCCGGCAGTTTTGTAGCGCTGCGGCTCGGGGCGCAGCTGTGCTGCAGGGCCGTGTTCCCCCGCGCGTGGCCCGCGGCTAGTGCCACGCCCCGTCTTCGGCTGCTGGCCGTGGGAAGGCCTATGGCGAGGGCAGCACTCGGTAGGGCCTGCCTGGCCCTGGACCGAGCGCGCGGCCTGCACGGCGGGCCAGGCCTGGAGGAGCAGGCGGAGGGGACAGCCGACGAGGGACTCCCGGAGTCTGGCACCGCAG ATCACGCTGGTCCCAAGTTTGACATCGATATGCTGGTTTCACTTTTGAGGCaagaaaatgcaagagacatTTGTGTCATCAGAGTTCCTCCAGAAATGAAATATACAGATTACTTTGTGATTGGTAGTGGCACTTCCACTCGACACTTGCATGCCATGGCCTACTACATTGTGAAAATG TACAAACACCTGAAACATGAAAGTGAGCCTCATGTTAAGATCGAAGGGAAGGACACTGATGACTGGCTCTGTGTGGACTTTG GCAGCATGGTGGTCCATTTGATGCTTCCAGAAACCCGAGGAGCCTATGAATTAGAAAAACTATGGACCCTGCGTTCTTATGATGACCAGTTAGCTCAAATAGCACCTGAGACCTTACCTGAAGACTTCATTCTTGGAATAGAAGATGGCCCTTCGTCTCTGACTCCTGTGGAGttcaaatatgaataa